A window of Streptomyces armeniacus contains these coding sequences:
- a CDS encoding sec-independent translocase: MFFDIGPLELVALIILAILVFGPDKLPKMIQDVTGFIRKVRQFSDNAKEDIRSELGPEFKDFEFEDLNPKTFARKHLMDNDDLGIKEIRNGFDLRKDLAEVTDAVNGKDTASGSGGAGGSGGGTSTGSTGDSGSRPNLTKGEPTRTAKEDPPPFDSDAT, translated from the coding sequence GTGTTCTTCGACATAGGACCCCTCGAGCTGGTCGCGCTCATCATTCTTGCCATTTTGGTGTTCGGACCGGACAAACTCCCCAAGATGATCCAGGATGTGACCGGTTTCATTCGCAAGGTCCGGCAGTTCTCGGACAACGCGAAGGAGGACATCCGGTCTGAATTGGGGCCGGAGTTCAAGGACTTCGAGTTCGAGGATCTCAATCCGAAGACCTTCGCCCGCAAGCATCTGATGGACAACGACGACCTTGGCATCAAGGAGATCCGCAACGGCTTCGACCTGCGGAAAGACCTGGCCGAGGTGACCGACGCGGTGAACGGCAAGGACACCGCGAGCGGCTCCGGCGGAGCCGGCGGCAGCGGTGGCGGCACGAGTACGGGAAGCACGGGCGACTCCGGCTCGCGGCCGAACCTCACAAAGGGCGAACCGACCCGTACCGCCAAGGAAGACCCGCCGCCGTTCGATTCTGACGCCACCTGA